The following are encoded together in the Deinococcus soli (ex Cha et al. 2016) genome:
- a CDS encoding histone deacetylase, producing MTFPHPFRAFTAFRRAAYQAQAAPRRQFLPREWIQALLDGAQARLPLVDAPSLDWPYAEAVHDPAFLARWRGGQVTRAEERALGFPWTPAVVERGLGSSGATLAATRDALTRGLGVNLGGGTHHAYADHAEGFSFLNDVAISARWLLDTGRARRILILDLDVHQGNGTAAIFAHEPRVLTVSLHAERNYPFRKETSDLDVSLPDGTGDAAYLHALDAQVTPLVTAFQPDFAFYLAGADVLAGDQLGRLALTLDGVQARDRRVFRWAARTRTPLVTVMAGGYHRDPTQLIAARLGTLDAALEAFAPHAARGAGRAVS from the coding sequence GTGACGTTCCCGCACCCGTTCCGCGCGTTCACGGCGTTCCGGCGCGCCGCATATCAGGCGCAGGCCGCGCCCAGACGGCAGTTCCTGCCGCGCGAGTGGATTCAGGCCCTGCTGGACGGCGCGCAGGCGCGACTGCCGCTGGTGGACGCCCCCAGCCTCGACTGGCCGTATGCCGAGGCGGTGCACGATCCCGCGTTCCTGGCCCGCTGGCGCGGCGGGCAGGTCACCCGCGCCGAGGAGCGGGCGCTGGGCTTTCCCTGGACCCCGGCAGTCGTCGAGCGGGGCCTGGGCAGCAGCGGCGCGACCCTGGCCGCCACCCGCGACGCCCTGACGCGGGGCCTGGGCGTGAACCTGGGCGGCGGCACCCACCACGCCTACGCCGATCACGCCGAGGGCTTCTCGTTCCTGAACGACGTGGCGATCAGCGCCCGCTGGCTGCTCGACACGGGGCGAGCGCGGCGCATCCTCATCCTTGATCTGGACGTGCACCAGGGGAACGGCACCGCCGCGATCTTCGCGCACGAGCCGCGCGTGCTGACCGTCAGCCTGCACGCCGAGCGCAACTATCCCTTCCGCAAGGAGACCAGTGACCTGGACGTGTCGCTGCCCGACGGGACGGGCGACGCTGCTTACCTGCACGCGCTGGACGCGCAGGTCACGCCCCTCGTGACGGCCTTTCAGCCGGACTTCGCGTTCTACCTCGCGGGCGCGGACGTCCTGGCCGGCGATCAACTGGGACGGCTCGCCCTGACGCTGGACGGCGTGCAGGCCCGCGACCGCCGCGTGTTCCGCTGGGCGGCCCGCACCCGCACGCCCCTCGTGACCGTCATGGCGGGCGGGTACCACCGCGACCCCACGCAGCTGATCGCCGCGCGGCTGGGCACGCTGGACGCCGCGCTGGAGGCCTTCGCACCGCACGCGGCACGCGGGGCGGGACGTGCCGTATCATGA
- a CDS encoding peptide chain release factor 3, producing MTSPEINPAALASEIARRRTFAIISHPDAGKTTITEKLLLYGGAIQEAGSVTAKEGRSHTKSDWMSIEQQRGISISSSALTFEYRGRHINLLDTPGHQDFSEDTYRTLTAADSALMVLDAARGVQAQTEKLFAVCRNRGIPILTFVNKMDRPAQDPFELLEQLEGILKITAVPLTWPIGDGPDFKGVYDLQTHQVLAFERTSGGKHRAPMQTSGLDDPKLDALVGADLAAKLREDVELIQGAMPEFDPAAFLSGELTPVFFGSAMNNFGVEHFLSNFVDLAPPPGPVETNLGERSPEAGFAGFIFKLQANMSKQHRDRTAFMRVMSGHFERGMDVTHTRTGRKLRLSQAHTLFAQDREKVEEAYPGDIVGLVNPGVFQIGDVISVDAKVVLPGFPRFTPETFATIGLRDVGKRKAFMKGLTQLAEEGVVQVFYPTDGARDPYLGAVGPLQFEVFQARLQEEYGVEVEMHVTSYQLVRWLAGDPTNVARFARHVEDDQGRPVMLFRSRYDLEYTAEQHPEIEFLPLPRDLTRV from the coding sequence ATGACCAGCCCCGAGATCAACCCCGCCGCGCTCGCCAGCGAGATCGCCCGGCGCCGCACCTTCGCCATCATCAGCCACCCGGACGCCGGGAAGACCACCATCACGGAAAAACTCCTGCTGTACGGAGGTGCCATCCAGGAAGCCGGCAGCGTCACCGCCAAGGAAGGTCGCAGCCACACCAAGAGCGACTGGATGAGCATCGAGCAGCAGCGCGGCATCTCCATCAGCTCGTCCGCGCTGACCTTCGAGTACCGCGGGCGGCACATCAACCTCCTCGACACCCCCGGTCACCAGGATTTCAGTGAGGACACCTACCGCACCCTGACCGCCGCCGACAGCGCCCTGATGGTGCTGGACGCCGCGCGTGGCGTGCAGGCGCAGACCGAGAAGCTGTTCGCGGTGTGCCGCAACCGCGGCATTCCGATCCTGACGTTCGTGAACAAGATGGACCGCCCCGCCCAGGACCCCTTCGAACTGCTCGAGCAGCTGGAGGGCATCCTGAAGATCACGGCCGTGCCGCTGACGTGGCCGATCGGGGACGGCCCGGACTTCAAGGGCGTGTACGACCTGCAGACCCATCAGGTGCTGGCCTTCGAACGCACGTCCGGCGGCAAGCACCGCGCGCCCATGCAGACCAGCGGCCTGGACGACCCGAAGCTGGACGCGCTGGTCGGTGCCGACCTCGCCGCGAAACTGCGTGAGGACGTGGAACTCATCCAGGGCGCCATGCCGGAATTCGACCCGGCGGCCTTCCTGAGCGGCGAGCTGACCCCGGTGTTCTTCGGCTCGGCCATGAACAACTTCGGCGTCGAGCACTTCCTGAGCAACTTCGTGGACCTCGCGCCGCCCCCCGGCCCGGTCGAGACGAACCTGGGTGAACGCAGCCCGGAGGCGGGTTTCGCGGGCTTCATCTTCAAGTTGCAGGCGAACATGAGCAAGCAGCACCGCGACCGCACGGCCTTCATGCGGGTCATGAGCGGCCACTTCGAGCGCGGCATGGACGTCACGCACACCCGCACGGGCCGCAAGCTGAGGTTGTCGCAGGCGCACACGCTGTTCGCGCAGGACCGCGAGAAGGTCGAGGAAGCGTACCCCGGCGACATTGTCGGCCTCGTGAACCCCGGCGTGTTCCAGATCGGGGACGTGATCAGCGTGGACGCCAAGGTGGTCCTGCCCGGCTTCCCACGCTTCACGCCCGAGACGTTCGCCACCATCGGCCTGCGCGACGTGGGCAAACGCAAGGCGTTCATGAAGGGCCTCACGCAGCTGGCTGAAGAGGGCGTGGTTCAGGTGTTCTACCCGACCGACGGCGCGCGCGACCCGTACCTGGGTGCGGTCGGGCCGCTGCAGTTCGAGGTCTTCCAGGCTCGCCTCCAGGAGGAGTACGGCGTGGAGGTCGAGATGCACGTGACCAGTTACCAGCTTGTGCGCTGGCTGGCCGGTGACCCCACGAACGTCGCCCGCTTCGCCCGGCACGTCGAGGACGACCAGGGCCGCCCGGTCATGCTGTTCCGCAGCCGCTACGACCTGGAGTACACCGCCGAGCAGCACCCGGAGATCGAGTTCCTGCCGCTGCCCAGGGACCTCACGCGGGTGTAA
- a CDS encoding NAD(P)H-dependent flavin oxidoreductase — MTRPRSWPELLAQLRTPLALAPMAGGVGTPALAAAVTRAGGLGSLGGAYLTPQALRDAIREVRALTDGPLLVNLFAPQPVPAVTPDAVAVATAELRPFHDALNLPPPTLPERVQEDFSAQLNVVLEERPEVFSVAFGPVPPDALAALRARGILTVGTATSLSEALALHESGVDAVTVQGGAAGGHRGGWQDDPLADTLTLVREVARATPLPVLAAGGLMTAGHVRAARAAGATLAQCGTAFLLANEAGTSAPYRQAIRDGTRDTVLTRAYSGRAARGLRTALTDAVTHPLPFPHQNALTRPLRTAGAQEGRQADVLSLWAGTGYRQAQATGAAQIVAGLTP; from the coding sequence ATGACCCGACCGCGATCCTGGCCGGAATTGCTCGCCCAGTTGCGCACGCCCCTGGCGCTGGCCCCCATGGCGGGTGGGGTGGGCACCCCCGCGCTGGCCGCCGCCGTGACCCGCGCGGGCGGGCTGGGCAGCCTGGGCGGCGCGTACCTGACCCCGCAGGCACTGAGAGACGCGATCCGCGAGGTGCGCGCGCTGACAGACGGGCCGCTGCTCGTGAATCTGTTCGCGCCGCAGCCGGTGCCTGCCGTCACGCCCGACGCGGTGGCCGTCGCCACGGCAGAACTCAGACCCTTCCACGACGCGCTGAACCTCCCCCCGCCCACCCTGCCGGAGCGCGTGCAGGAGGACTTCAGCGCGCAGCTGAACGTCGTGCTGGAGGAACGCCCGGAGGTCTTCAGCGTCGCGTTCGGCCCCGTCCCACCGGACGCCCTGGCGGCCCTGCGGGCGCGGGGCATCCTGACGGTCGGCACCGCCACCAGCCTCAGCGAGGCGCTGGCCCTGCACGAGAGCGGCGTGGACGCGGTCACCGTGCAGGGCGGCGCGGCGGGCGGACACCGGGGCGGCTGGCAGGACGACCCCCTCGCGGACACCCTGACCCTCGTGCGGGAGGTCGCGCGGGCCACGCCCCTCCCGGTCCTCGCGGCGGGCGGCCTGATGACCGCCGGGCACGTCCGCGCGGCGCGGGCGGCCGGGGCGACGCTGGCGCAGTGCGGCACGGCGTTCCTCCTGGCCAACGAGGCGGGCACCTCCGCGCCGTACCGGCAGGCCATCCGGGACGGCACGCGCGACACCGTCCTGACCCGCGCGTACTCGGGGCGCGCGGCGCGGGGCCTTCGCACCGCCCTCACCGACGCCGTGACGCATCCCCTCCCCTTCCCGCACCAGAACGCCCTGACCCGCCCCCTGCGCACGGCGGGCGCGCAGGAGGGGAGGCAGGCGGACGTCCTGAGCCTGTGGGCCGGCACCGGTTACCGGCAGGCGCAGGCGACCGGGGCGGCGCAGATCGTCGCAGGCCTGACGCCGTGA
- a CDS encoding C39 family peptidase, whose protein sequence is MHLARLLVLACALSLPAQAAAPASNPPGYVLSGMPLIRQSYNACGPASITQVLGYFGLRVDMTEVSRLTRPTERSYMTAQAIVDFAPRVGMQARLFSGGSVNTARAAIRSGLPVIALQSHITAQGQVIPHWRVLMGYNDQTRQVFIMDPLLGYVAMGYDDMNRVWADQRGQFAVLYPPNMAAKVRSVIG, encoded by the coding sequence GTGCATCTCGCCCGCCTGCTGGTCCTCGCCTGCGCCCTGAGTCTGCCCGCGCAGGCCGCCGCGCCGGCCTCCAATCCGCCCGGCTACGTCCTGAGCGGCATGCCGCTGATCCGCCAGTCGTACAACGCCTGCGGCCCGGCCAGCATCACGCAGGTGCTGGGGTACTTCGGGTTGCGGGTGGACATGACCGAGGTGAGCCGCCTGACCCGCCCCACCGAGCGGTCCTACATGACGGCGCAGGCCATCGTGGACTTCGCGCCGCGCGTGGGGATGCAGGCGCGCCTGTTCTCGGGCGGCAGCGTGAACACCGCCCGGGCTGCCATCCGCAGCGGCCTGCCCGTCATTGCCCTCCAGAGCCATATCACCGCCCAGGGTCAGGTCATCCCGCACTGGCGGGTCCTGATGGGCTACAACGACCAGACCCGGCAGGTGTTCATCATGGACCCCCTGCTGGGCTACGTGGCGATGGGCTACGACGACATGAACCGCGTGTGGGCCGACCAACGCGGGCAGTTCGCGGTGCTGTACCCGCCGAACATGGCCGCGAAGGTCAGGAGCGTCATCGGTTGA